One Chitinophagales bacterium genomic window, GTGCTTGGTGCCGTTTCGCTGTTATATGAATTACCGCTGATAAAAAAGACAAGCCGTTTCAGGAGCCTGCGGAACCTCTGGATTCATAAGGCGTTTATGATTACTTCTGTGTGGACACTGGCAACGGCATTTCTGCCAGCTGTGAATGCGCATGTGCCGCTATCGGATTACCACCTCTGGCTGGTGCTGGCAGAACGTATGCTGTTTATTTTTATAATCGCGCTTTGCTTCGATGCACGCGACGTTGAATTTGACAGTAAGGAAGGTTTAAAGACCATTCCCATACTTTATGGCCCTGTATTTACGCAGCACCTCTACAAAGGATTAAGTGCTATGCTGATTATCATGGCTGTAATTCATTATGTATTGCTGCTACAGGATTACGCAACAGGGCTGGCCATGATCCTGTCAGCCGGCATCACATACTTCGTCGTGCAACGAACAAGTTCGAAGCAATCAGATTACTACTATATTTTTATTGTGGACGGTATGATGATATTGCAATTTCTGCTGATCGCATTGCTCTCCGCCTTGTTTTAACGTGATTGTTAATTCAGTTTCACCCGGAATATACTTGTCGGATTCCAACCGGAGATTAAAAACAAAATAAAATACTTTC contains:
- a CDS encoding UbiA family prenyltransferase, whose protein sequence is MPANYNELTSRILNPFIFGNIIIAICALVLSLETYQQLQLPLRLDGLAMLIFFATLSLYNVHRLLVVARLQPQDYGVVTAWAAQHRFTLFMLALIGAGGVAFFVFQTSLLIFGILAVLGAVSLLYELPLIKKTSRFRSLRNLWIHKAFMITSVWTLATAFLPAVNAHVPLSDYHLWLVLAERMLFIFIIALCFDARDVEFDSKEGLKTIPILYGPVFTQHLYKGLSAMLIIMAVIHYVLLLQDYATGLAMILSAGITYFVVQRTSSKQSDYYYIFIVDGMMILQFLLIALLSALF